In the Polyodon spathula isolate WHYD16114869_AA unplaced genomic scaffold, ASM1765450v1 scaffolds_3039, whole genome shotgun sequence genome, one interval contains:
- the LOC121311251 gene encoding trace amine-associated receptor 1-like, whose product MNFSQSGISGSIQFCYESTPGSCPKITFPIIARVPMYLFLGAVITVTICGNLLVIISIAHFKQLHTPTHFLLLSLAAADFLLGLFVLPPSTIRSVENCWYFGDLFCKVHASTDFTLCIASLTHMFFISIDRYYAVCHPLRYRNKITVFVTVNMIFISWTLAAVTGFGLIFLELNKQGMEDSYDNTDCIGGCFLTVSAASVIITSILCFYIPGFLMICIYLKIFLVARRQARSIRDTELQRQTAEEKKNTTSLKREMKAARTLGITMGVFLVCWSPFFIYFNVDHAIQGSLPPILVDALFWFAYLNSAFNPFIYALFYKWFRKAFRVIIFCKIFQRNSSSIQLLSN is encoded by the coding sequence ATGAATTTCAGTCAAAGTGGGATCTCTGGAAGCATACAGTTCTGTTATGAATCTACACCTGGGTCATGTCCTAAAATCACCTTTCCAATCATTGCCCGTGTTCCAATGTACTTGTTCCTGGGGGCAGTGATCACAGTCACAATTTGTGGAAACCTGTTGGTCATCATCTCTATAGCACATTTCAAGCAgcttcacacacccacacattttcttctcctctctctggCAGCTGCTGACTTTCTCCTGGGACTATTTGTACTGCCCCCCAGCACGATCCGATCAGTTGAAAATTGCTGGTACTTTGGGGACTTATTTTGCAAAGTCCATGCCAGTACAGACTTCACACTTTGCATAGCTTCCCTAACCCATATGTTCTTCATTTCCATTGACCGCTACTATGCAGTGTGCCATCCTCTTagatacagaaacaaaattactgtatttgttacagTTAACATGATATTCATTAGCTGGACCTTAGCTGCAGTTACTGGATTTGGATTAATATttctagaattaaacaaacaaggtatGGAAGATTCATATGATAATACTGACTGTATAGGAGGTTGCTTTTTGACAGTAAGTGCAGCGTCAGTCATTATTACATCTATATTATGTTTTTACATCCCAGGATTTCTTATGATATGTAtctatcttaaaatatttcttgTGGCAAGAAGACAGGCCAGGTCAATTAGAGACACAGAACTCCAAAGGCAAAcagctgaagaaaagaaaaatacaacatcacTAAAGAGAGAAATGAAAGCTGCAAGGACCCTGGGGATAACAATGGGGGTCTTTCTAGTCTGTTGGTCaccattttttatatactttaatgTGGATCATGCAATTCAAGGCTCACTTCCACCTATTTTAGTAGATGCTTTGTTCTGGTTCGCTTATTTAAACTCAGCATTTAATccttttatttatgctttattttataaatggttcAGAAAAGCATTCAGAGTTATTATATTTTGCAAAATCTTTCAAAGAAATTCTTCCTCAATACAATTATTATCTaactaa